One Heterodontus francisci isolate sHetFra1 unplaced genomic scaffold, sHetFra1.hap1 HAP1_SCAFFOLD_188, whole genome shotgun sequence genomic region harbors:
- the LOC137360361 gene encoding probable G-protein coupled receptor 139, with protein MSAADLLVIILDLILRHIPIVYWEQFRFLYYIPVCNIHAVLLYAATDCSVWFTVTFTFDRFVAICCQKLKCKYCSEKTAAVALGTVTVLSCLKNIFWYFMLSDRYWLGNLPWFCFVTGDVQISRVWVTIEFLHHILTPGLPFVVILLLNALTVRHILVSSRARSRLRAHSTGETRRDAQMESRRKSTILLLVISANFILLWTALMVLSIWTRVWNLTSVSLSAIPPRFLQELGFMLQLLSCCTNTAIYAVTQTQFREQLKNVLKYPFTQLLN; from the coding sequence atgtcagcggcggatctactggtcattatcctggacctaatattgagacacattcccattgtttattgggaacagtttcggttcctgtaTTACATTcctgtgtgtaatatccacgctgtcctgctttacgcagccacagactgttctgtctggttcactgtcactttcacctttgatcgatttgtagctatttgctgccagaagctgaaatgtaaatattgcagcgagaaaactgcTGCTGTGGCTCTGGGAacggtgactgtgctgagctgtttaaagaacatcttctggtattttatgttgtcAGATCGGTATTGGCTGGGGAATctcccctggttttgttttgtaacaggGGATGTTCAGATATCTCGTGTCTGGGTAACAATCGAATtcctccatcacattctaaccccggggctcccatttgtggtgattctgctgctcaatgctctcaccgtcagacacattttagtgagcagcagagcacgcagcagactccgggctcacagcactgGGGAGACTCGCCGAGACGcacagatggagagccgaaggaagtcCACTATTTTACTGCTagttatctcggccaatttcattcTGTTGTGGACAGCGTTAATGGTGCTTTCCATATGGACACGGGTGTGGAATTTGACGTCGGTGTCTTTGTCTGCAATTCCACCTCGTTTTCtgcaggaattgggcttcatgctgcagctcctgagttgctgcacaaacactgcgatttatgccgtgacccagactcagttcagagagcagttgaagaatgtgctgaaatatccctttacccaGTTGTTGAATTAA